The sequence GTTGTAGGGCACGATGTTCTCCTGTTGCACTGCCGGGATCTGGGTCCACAGTTCGTTCGAGCTGAGGCCTTCGTTGTCCAGCAGGCTGACGCTGCCGTCCTCCTGCCGGCCGGTGAAGATGATGTCGACATCGTCGAGTTCACCGTAGTTCTCCGCTGCCAGTTCCACCCCGTCGGACGAAATCAGCCCGTCCTCGGCCCCGCCACCTCAGCGGTGCGCAGTCCGAGGTCGTCGAAGACCAGCCACGGTACGCCGTTCCACGCCGCAACCCCGGAGCCGTCCTCATCGACCGGGTCCAGTGCGGCGACCACCGGGTCGATGCCGGCGTCGTCCAATCGGGTACGGATGGAGGCCACCCGCTGCTCGTAGGAGGAGTTCCACGCCTGCCACTGTTCCTCCCGCCCGAGGTCGCTGGCGGTCTGCGCGACGGGTTCTCGCCAGTCACCACCGTCGAAGGCGTTGTAGGTGTAGGTGGGTGCGATCTCCTGCAGTTTCGGGTCGAGCTCGGTGTCGTACCCGAGGCCGTTCAGGACAAAATCGGGTTCGGCCGCGGCGACGCCCTCGAAGTTGAACTCGGGGTAGTTCGTGAAGGTCGACAATCCCTCGAGTTCTGCCAGTGGGAAGAAATCGGGGAAGTTGGTGAAGTCGTCGCGTACCGGCTGCGACGAGGCCAGCGGGTAGTCCAGCGTCAGCAGGATGTCGATGTCGGTGGTGTAGAACCCGAGGGCGGCCCGGGGCTCGCTCGGCAGTTCGATGGTCGCACCAGCGGGCGTGCGGATGGTCTGCACCAGGGAGGCGACCGGTTCTTCGGTCGGTTCGGTGCCGGTGCCGGTGGCGCAGGCGGTGAGCAGGGTGATGCTGATAATGCACGTCGCGGCGACGGCAGGGGGGCGATGGCGCATGATGGCTTCCCTCGGGACGACTACCGACCGATCATGACATGAAAAGGCTAGGCTTACCTAATATCGTGCTCGGAATCTCGGTGGCCGAGCCGAACGCGAAGCGGGCGCCGGACCCGAGGGTCCGACGCCCGGCGTCAGTGAGCGGTTCGGCTCATCGCAGGTCGAAGGTGGCGGGGTCGGGACCGACCCGGTTGTCGGCGTTCAGGGCGTCGATCGCACTCAGGTCGTCGGCAGAGAGCTCGAAGTCGAAGATGTCGAAGTTCTCCTCGATCCGCGACGGGGTGGTCGACTTCGGGAACACGATGTACCCCTTCTGCACATGCCAGCGCAGGATCACCTGGGCCGGGGTGCGGCCGAGGGTCTTGGCGAGCTCGGTGATCGTCGGGTTCTCCAGGTCGGCGGACTGGCCGAGCGGGCTCCAGGACTCGATCTTGATCCCGCGATCGGTGCTGTACTTGATCAAGTGTTCGACGGTCAGCGTCGGGTGCACCTCGATCTGGTTCACCGCGGGAATGACGTCGGTGGCATCGATGACGTCGTTCAGATGATCTTCGGTGAAGTTGGAGACACCGATCGATCGGGCCAAGCCGGCCTTCTGCAACTCGACCAGGGATTCCCAGGCCTGCACATGCAGATTCTGTCCGGCGACCGGCCAGTGGATCAGGTACAGGTCGACCGCGTCGAGCCCGAGCTTGCCCAAGCTCTCCTCCAGCGCCGCCCGAGCATCGTCGTGGCGGTTGTTCCACAGCTTGGTGGTGATCCACAGATCCTCACGCGGGATGCCGGATTCGGCGATCGCCTGGCCGACACCCTCCTCATTTCCGTAGATCGCGGCGGTGTCGATGTGGCGGTAGCCCACTTCGAGGGCCTTGGAGACCGCCGGAACGATGTCATCGGTGGAGACCTGGTACACACCGAATCCCAGTTGCGGGATTTCGCGTCCGTCGTTCAGGGTCACGTTCGGGACTTGGCTCATCACTTCTCCTTGTGCGCGGTGCCGACAACCGGTCCGGTTGGCGTACGACCGTTGGTCGTCCTCGCGATCGATCCATCGTGCATCGACCGCCTCACTCCCAACGTAACGACCGCTGCCCGTCGCTGCATTCCCGGGCGGTCGAATCGATTGGGGGAGTTCGCAGGTGAACCGATCGGAGCGGCAATGTTGGCGGAGAACGCGACATGATCGATGACGCCGCAGCCGCTCCTGGCCTACATTCGGGCCATGACCAATCCGCCCTCCCTTTCCCCGGCGGCCCGATCATTCCAGCGGCGAAAACATCTGGGCTGGGGCATCGCGCTGGTGGCCTTGGCACTGCTCGTCGTCCTGGCCGACGGGCCGATCGCTCTTGGCGCCCTGGCCGGTCTCCTCGGTGTTGTGCTTCTGGCCGTGGGGGTGATCGGTGAGCAGAAGGCCAATGCCTACAACCGGCGCGACTGGGCCCTGGCCGAGTCCTTGGCCGGACAGTTCGAGCAGCTGTTGTCCCATGACGGTGGCACCGCCTACGGCGGGGCCCAAGGCGAGTACCGGGTTCAGAATGCGCGGTTGGTGGAGATCGAACGTCACTTCGATTCGCAGACTGCCGGAGCGATCACCGGTGTGCTGCACCATCAGTTGCGGATGTTCGGGTCGACAGTGTCCGGTTCGGTCGGCGTGGGTACGGCGGTCGGCAATCGGAGCGCAGTGGGGGCCTCGGTTTCCTCCGGGTCATTCTCGGGATTGATCAACGGACTCAGCAATGTCGAACTGGGTTTGAGCAGCACCACCCGCAATGACCTGATGGGAGATGCGCTGTTCTCGGTCTTCGAGGCTCCGGACGCGAACGGTCGCTTGGACACACATCGGGTTGTCTCGATGTCTCAGCCCGGCGCAGCGGGTTGGATCAACGACGTGGTGCAGCAGACCGCCCAGCGGTTCGACGGTCAGCGAACCCATTCCGGGGCTACCGTGCTCGGTTTCGGTCCGCGTATCGTGTCCCATTTCGTACCCAAGGACATCTCCTATGTCACAGACCAGTTGCGTGCCCAGCAGAACCGCGACCGCAGTGAACGAGAACTGATTCGGATACGCGGGACCGCGGTAGGGCGGAATGCGATGATCGCCACCTGTCTCTCGGTGGGTGGACGGCCTGAGTTGCGACTGATGCCGATCCAGTTCCCCGCGGTCTACGGAGAAGCGGTGGCGCGGGGGATTGCGCGAGCCGACACCGCACTCAATGGCGTGGTCGCAAACGAACTGCGCTGAACGATCAGCGACGGGCGGCCTCATAGCGGCTGAGCGCCTCGGCCCGCTCCTCGCCATGATCGATGATCGGCTCGGGGTAGCCGCGGGCGTACCCGTCCTCGGCCTTCCACGGTTCATGGACGCGGGCTCCCCGAAGGTGGGCCAGCTCAGGGACCCAGCGACGGACGTAGGTGCCATCGGGGTCGAATTTCTTGCCCTGGGTGATCGGGTTGAACACCCGGAAGTACGGCGACGCGTCGGTGCCTGTACCGGCCACCCACTGCCAACCGTGGTTGTTCGAGGCGATGTCCCCGTCGCGCAGATGCCGCAGGAAGTGCCTCGCCCCGTGCGGCCACCAGAGGTGCAGGTCCTTGCAGAGGAAGCTTGCGGTGACCATCCGGGCGCGGTTGTGCATCCAGCCGGTGGCGACCAGTTGGCGCATCGCGGCATCGACGAAGGGGAACCCGGTACGGCCCTCCTGCCAGGCGAGGAGGCGCTCGTCCGGTTCGTCGTAGGGCATCGTCGACAGCGCGGGTTTCAGGTCCCCCCATGCTGATCGGGGATTGTGGAACAGGACGTCGGCGTAGAACTCGCGCCAGGCGATCTCGGCGCTGAACCGGTCGACATCGGGGGCATCCCCGCGGTGCTCGGACAGGGCATGCAGGATCGTCCGCGGGTGGATCGTCCCGTACTTCAGATGCATCGAGAGCTCCGACGTTCCCCGAAGATCGGCTCGGTCCCGGTTCTGGTCGTAGTTGCCGATACCGGAGTCGAGGAAGTCGGCCAGCAGCTTCCTGCCCGCCTCCTCCGAGCAGGGACCGATCCGCGCCGCCAGTTCCTCATCCTGATCCTCGCCCCTCAGCGGGGAGGTGGGGATCGGGCCTGGATCGTCGACCTGCCGGCACCAGCGCACCTCGGCCGAACCGGCAGGACCGCGCCAACCATGATCGGCCCAGGCCCGGCGGAACGGGGTGAACACCTGGTACGGAGCGCCCGATCCGTTCAGGATTCGCCCCGGGGTGACCGCATAGGGGCTGCCGGTCTCGACCCACGCGAGGTCGTCACCGAGACCGGCCCGGACCTGTCGGTCCCGGCGGCGCCCGAAGGGGGTCGTCTCGGTACTCAGATGGATCGAACCGGCGCCGACCTCGGCGACGAGTTCTCCCAGCACCTGTACCGGATCACCGGTGCGGACCACCAGGGCGTTGTCGGTGGCACGACGCAGGTGGTCCAGGGCATCGAACAGACAGTGGGTACGTACCGGGCCCGCGTGCTCCAGCAGCCGCGGATCGAGTACGAACACCGGCAGCACCGTCGCCGACTCGGCCGCCTGCAACAGTGCCGGGTGATCATCAAGTCGAAGATCGCGCCGGAACCAGAGCAGGGCCGGACCGGTCATCGACCGGCCGGATCGCTCATCGCCACACCCTGCCCACGAGCCACCGTTCAGACATGGGCGCCGACCGAGCTCCCCTGCAGGAGTTCGCGGCGGCCCAGGCGCTGCAACTGGGTGACATGGGACGGGTTCAGCTCCTCGATCGTGCCCACCTGCAACAGCTGCATGGTCCGCACGACCTGGTCGGCAAGGATCTGGATCGCCCGGTCCACACCTTCACGGCCACCGGCCATCAGGCCGTAGAGGTAAGCACGGCCGATCAGGGTGAACTTGGCGCCCATGGCGATGGAGGCCACGATGTCGGCACCGTTCATGATGCCGGTGTCGATCGTCACCTCGGTGTCGGCGCCGACCTCACGGACCACCTCGGGCAACAGGTGGAACGGGATCGGTGCCCGGTCGAGCTGCCGACCACCGTGGTTGGACAAGATGATGCCGTCGACACCGTGACCGGTCAGCTTCTTCGCGTCCTCGACGGTCTGCACCCCCTTCACCACCAGCTTTCCCGGCCACATCCGTCGGATCGTGGCCAGGTCCTCGAAGGAGATGGTCGGGTCGAACATGGTGTTGATCAACTCCGCAACGGTGCCGCCGGTGGCGCTCAGCGAGGCGAACTCCAACGTCGGGGTGGTCAGGAAGTCGATCCACCACCAGGGGCGCGGGATCGCGTTGAGAACGGTCCCCAAGGTGAGCTGCGGCGGGATGGAGAATCCGTTGCGGACATCGCGCAGACGGGCGCCGGCGACCGGGGTGTCGACGGTGAAGAACAAGGTGTCGTACCCGGCTGCGGCTGCCCGCTCGACCAGGCCGTAGCTGCGCTCCCGCTCCTTCATCACGTACAGCTGGAACCAGTTGCGGCCGTTCGGATTGGCCTGCTTCACCGCCTCGATCGAGCAGGTACCCATGGTCGACAGGGTGAACGGAATGCCCGCGGCATCCGCCGCCCCGGCACCGGCGATCTCCCCCTCGGTCTGCATCATCCGGGTGAACCCGGTGGGGGCGATGCCGAACGGCAGGGCCGAGGGTCCGCCGAAGATCGTCGTCGAGGTGTCGACCTTCGAGACATCGTTCAGGATCGCCGGGTGGAACTCGACGTCCTGGAAGGCCTGCCGGGCCCGAGCCAGTGAGATCTCTCCCTCGGCCGAGCCGTCGGTGTAGTCGAAAGGTGCCGCCGGGGTGCGCCGCTTGGCGATCCGGCGCAGGTCCTCGATGGTCAGGGCCTTGGACAGCCGGCGCTTGCGCCCGTCCAGTTCCGGCTTCTTGAACTGCAGCAACTCGAACAGTTCGTCGGGACGGGGGAGCTGACGCTGGACCATGACTCAATTCCTATCGACGGTGACGTACCGCATTGACGGCTCGGAGAACATCCGATGTTTACGGGGCCCAGCATAAGCCTTCCTGGGGCGCGGCGGCCACCACCCGGCAGGCAGACCTCACAAGAGATCGGACCGAATGGTCAGGACGGTCGCGATGCGCACAGCTCGACGAAGGCCTTGGCGCGCTCGGCCAGCGCGGACAGCTGCCCACCTGAAAAGGCATCTCCGAGCAGCGGTCCGCCGACGCTCACCGCGGCTGCACCCGCCTTCAGCCAGGCGGCGGCGCTGGTCAGGTCCACGCCACCGGACGGAACCACCTCGATGTCGGGGAACGGGCCGCGAAGGTCCTTCAGGTAACCCGGGCCGACCGTACCGGCGGGGAACACCTTCACCGCCGAGGCGCCGGCCGACCAGCTGCCGAACAGTTCGGTCGGGGTGAGGCCACCCGGCACGATCGGTACGCCAGCAGCAGTCGCCTGCTCGACGAGTGCGGTCGAGCTGATCGGGGTCACCAGGTAGGTGGCTCCGGCCTCGACCGCCGCGGACAGGTCGGAGCTGTTGGTGACGGTGCCGATGCCCAGGTCGACCCGGTCGCCGTAACGCTCCCGGAGTCCGGGCAGGGCCTCGAACGTGCCCGGTGTGGTCAGGGTCAGCTCGACGCTACCGATGCCCGCCTCGACCAGGACATCGAGCACTCGCTGGTAGGCGGTGTCTCCCGAAGCCATCGAAACCGATCATGGTCCCCGGGTCGACTACGACACCCGGGCCGTGTCGATCGGTACGGGTTCACTCCAGTACCTCCCCGAGGTCGTACCAGCGGACCTCCAGCTCCTGCTGTTCGGCCTCGAGCTTGCCGATCCGCTCCATCTCCTCGCGCAACCCCTGGTAGTCAGACTGGTCGTGTTCGGCCAGGGCCGTGTGGGCCGCGTCGATCTGGGTCTGCAACTTCTCCAATCGGCGCTCGATCGCGGCGAACTCCTTCTGCAGGGCCCGCAGCTCGGCGCCACCGGGCTTCGTCGAAGCCTCGGCCGCCGGGGCGGGGTCGGGACCCCGGTCCGACGCGGAGCGCTGCTCGGCTGCCCGGAGCTGGAGATACTCCTCCACGCCTCGCGGCAGGTGCCGCAGATGGCCGTCCATGATCGCGTACTGCTGATCGGTCACCCGCTCCAGGAAGTATCGGTCGTGGGAGACGACGATCAAGGTGCCCGGCCAGGAGTCCAACAGGTCCTCCAGCGCCGCCAGCATGTCGGTGTCCAGATCGTTCGTCGGCTCGTCGAGAATCAGCACATTCGGCTGCTCGAGCAAGATCAACAGCAGTTGCAGCCGGCGCTGCTGCCCGCCGGACAGATCCTTCACCGGAGTCGACAGCTGCTCGTTGGAGAACCCCAGCCGCTCCAGCAGCTGGCCCGGTGTCAGCTCCTGGGCCTTCGAGCCGGTGCCGAGCACATAGCTGGTCCGGAGCCGGGAGATCACCACCCGGACCGGGTCGTCGAGGTACGGCTCGAGCTCGTCGATGCGCTGGGTGAGGGTCGCCACCTCGGCGGTCTTGCCGCGCTTCACCCGTCCGCTGGTGGGCGTTACCTCGCCGGAGATCAGACCCAGCAGGGTCGACTTGCCGGCACCGTTGACACCGAGGATGCCGGTGCGCTCACCGGGGGCGATCCGCCACTCGACATCGTCCAGCACCTGTTTGTCACCGTAGGCGACACCGACGTCGAGCAGATCCACCACATCCTTGCCGAGGCGGGAGACCGCCAAGGACTGCAGCGCCACCTGATCGCGTACCGGTGGGACATCGGAGATGAGTGCATTCGCCGCGTCGATCCGGAACTTCGGCTTCGAGGTACGCGCCGGCGCACCCCGCCGCAGCCAGGCCAGCTCCTTGCGGGCCAGGTTCTGCCGGCGCTGCTCGATCGTCGCCGCCTGCCGATCACGCTCGACCCGCTGCAGGATGTAGGCGGCGTACCCGCCGTCGAAGGGTTCGACGATCCGGTCGTGCACCTCCCAGGTGACGGTGCAGACCTCGTCGAGGAACCAGCGGTCGTGGGTCACCACCAACAGTCCGCCGGCATTCGGTGCCCAGCGGCGCTTCAGGTGGTCGGCCAGCCAGGCGATCGCCTCCACATCCAGATGGTTGGTCGGCTCGTCCAGGGCGAGGACGTCGAAGTCACCGCTCAGCAACCGGGCCAGCGACACCCGCCGGCGCTGGCCGCCGGACAGCGAGCCGAGGGGTGCCTCCCAGTCCAGATCGGCGAGCAGTCCGGCCATGATCTCCCGGATCCTCGGATCGCCGGCCCATTCATAGGTC comes from Naumannella halotolerans and encodes:
- a CDS encoding ABC transporter substrate-binding protein, which produces MRHRPPAVAATCIISITLLTACATGTGTEPTEEPVASLVQTIRTPAGATIELPSEPRAALGFYTTDIDILLTLDYPLASSQPVRDDFTNFPDFFPLAELEGLSTFTNYPEFNFEGVAAAEPDFVLNGLGYDTELDPKLQEIAPTYTYNAFDGGDWREPVAQTASDLGREEQWQAWNSSYEQRVASIRTRLDDAGIDPVVAALDPVDEDGSGVAAWNGVPWLVFDDLGLRTAEVAGPRTG
- a CDS encoding aldo/keto reductase, with the translated sequence MSQVPNVTLNDGREIPQLGFGVYQVSTDDIVPAVSKALEVGYRHIDTAAIYGNEEGVGQAIAESGIPREDLWITTKLWNNRHDDARAALEESLGKLGLDAVDLYLIHWPVAGQNLHVQAWESLVELQKAGLARSIGVSNFTEDHLNDVIDATDVIPAVNQIEVHPTLTVEHLIKYSTDRGIKIESWSPLGQSADLENPTITELAKTLGRTPAQVILRWHVQKGYIVFPKSTTPSRIEENFDIFDFELSADDLSAIDALNADNRVGPDPATFDLR
- a CDS encoding cryptochrome/photolyase family protein, which encodes MTGPALLWFRRDLRLDDHPALLQAAESATVLPVFVLDPRLLEHAGPVRTHCLFDALDHLRRATDNALVVRTGDPVQVLGELVAEVGAGSIHLSTETTPFGRRRDRQVRAGLGDDLAWVETGSPYAVTPGRILNGSGAPYQVFTPFRRAWADHGWRGPAGSAEVRWCRQVDDPGPIPTSPLRGEDQDEELAARIGPCSEEAGRKLLADFLDSGIGNYDQNRDRADLRGTSELSMHLKYGTIHPRTILHALSEHRGDAPDVDRFSAEIAWREFYADVLFHNPRSAWGDLKPALSTMPYDEPDERLLAWQEGRTGFPFVDAAMRQLVATGWMHNRARMVTASFLCKDLHLWWPHGARHFLRHLRDGDIASNNHGWQWVAGTGTDASPYFRVFNPITQGKKFDPDGTYVRRWVPELAHLRGARVHEPWKAEDGYARGYPEPIIDHGEERAEALSRYEAARR
- a CDS encoding alpha-hydroxy acid oxidase, producing MVQRQLPRPDELFELLQFKKPELDGRKRRLSKALTIEDLRRIAKRRTPAAPFDYTDGSAEGEISLARARQAFQDVEFHPAILNDVSKVDTSTTIFGGPSALPFGIAPTGFTRMMQTEGEIAGAGAADAAGIPFTLSTMGTCSIEAVKQANPNGRNWFQLYVMKERERSYGLVERAAAAGYDTLFFTVDTPVAGARLRDVRNGFSIPPQLTLGTVLNAIPRPWWWIDFLTTPTLEFASLSATGGTVAELINTMFDPTISFEDLATIRRMWPGKLVVKGVQTVEDAKKLTGHGVDGIILSNHGGRQLDRAPIPFHLLPEVVREVGADTEVTIDTGIMNGADIVASIAMGAKFTLIGRAYLYGLMAGGREGVDRAIQILADQVVRTMQLLQVGTIEELNPSHVTQLQRLGRRELLQGSSVGAHV
- a CDS encoding bifunctional 4-hydroxy-2-oxoglutarate aldolase/2-dehydro-3-deoxy-phosphogluconate aldolase — protein: MASGDTAYQRVLDVLVEAGIGSVELTLTTPGTFEALPGLRERYGDRVDLGIGTVTNSSDLSAAVEAGATYLVTPISSTALVEQATAAGVPIVPGGLTPTELFGSWSAGASAVKVFPAGTVGPGYLKDLRGPFPDIEVVPSGGVDLTSAAAWLKAGAAAVSVGGPLLGDAFSGGQLSALAERAKAFVELCASRPS
- a CDS encoding ABC-F family ATP-binding cassette domain-containing protein codes for the protein MAHLLGAEALHLEFPTKVVFDSVSLGVNEGDRIGIVGRNGDGKSSLLRMLAGAQEPDSGRVTTRNGVRIGVLDQADVLPDDETVGHAVVGDAETYEWAGDPRIREIMAGLLADLDWEAPLGSLSGGQRRRVSLARLLSGDFDVLALDEPTNHLDVEAIAWLADHLKRRWAPNAGGLLVVTHDRWFLDEVCTVTWEVHDRIVEPFDGGYAAYILQRVERDRQAATIEQRRQNLARKELAWLRRGAPARTSKPKFRIDAANALISDVPPVRDQVALQSLAVSRLGKDVVDLLDVGVAYGDKQVLDDVEWRIAPGERTGILGVNGAGKSTLLGLISGEVTPTSGRVKRGKTAEVATLTQRIDELEPYLDDPVRVVISRLRTSYVLGTGSKAQELTPGQLLERLGFSNEQLSTPVKDLSGGQQRRLQLLLILLEQPNVLILDEPTNDLDTDMLAALEDLLDSWPGTLIVVSHDRYFLERVTDQQYAIMDGHLRHLPRGVEEYLQLRAAEQRSASDRGPDPAPAAEASTKPGGAELRALQKEFAAIERRLEKLQTQIDAAHTALAEHDQSDYQGLREEMERIGKLEAEQQELEVRWYDLGEVLE